From the Atribacterota bacterium genome, one window contains:
- a CDS encoding carbohydrate ABC transporter permease, which produces MRKMDWKRFLGIFGLAVYGIFVLFPIYWTINTSFKEVGDVYKVPPSFVPTKFTLEAYRFIFQGTGRLALSNSLVVAIGATLIAVFLGTMASYAYSRYPFTGLTNEGAQFNLLTVRMFPPIAFLLPIFWLWKTLGLLDTHFALIVTYSAFNLPLAVWLLKGFMDSLPRSIEEASYVDGYSFWQTTRRVVLPLIGSGLAATVALCWIFIWNEFIIAYLLGGTDVILYTAYLPALRRGMRIMWNQIAALSVLAIIPSVIILVLFRKYLIKIYLR; this is translated from the coding sequence ATGCGCAAAATGGACTGGAAGCGTTTTTTGGGCATATTTGGTCTTGCTGTCTATGGAATATTCGTGCTTTTCCCCATTTACTGGACCATCAACACCTCTTTTAAGGAGGTAGGCGATGTTTACAAGGTACCCCCCTCTTTTGTTCCCACCAAATTCACTCTGGAAGCGTATAGATTTATTTTTCAGGGAACGGGTCGCCTGGCATTATCCAATAGCTTAGTGGTGGCTATCGGTGCTACACTCATTGCCGTTTTCCTTGGTACCATGGCCAGCTATGCCTATTCTCGTTATCCATTTACCGGTTTGACCAACGAAGGGGCACAATTTAATCTCCTCACGGTACGCATGTTTCCGCCGATTGCTTTTCTTTTGCCCATTTTCTGGTTGTGGAAAACGCTTGGACTTCTTGATACCCACTTTGCTCTCATTGTCACCTACTCTGCGTTTAATCTGCCGTTGGCGGTTTGGCTTTTGAAAGGATTTATGGATTCCTTGCCTCGTAGTATTGAAGAAGCAAGTTACGTCGATGGGTACAGTTTCTGGCAAACCACTCGAAGGGTTGTTCTACCTCTTATCGGTTCTGGACTTGCAGCCACAGTGGCTCTGTGCTGGATTTTTATCTGGAACGAGTTCATCATTGCTTATCTTTTGGGGGGTACCGATGTCATTCTCTACACGGCGTACTTACCAGCTCTGCGGCGGGGAATGCGGATTATGTGGAACCAGATTGCGGCTTTGTCGGTTCTTGCGATTATTCCTTCGGTGATTATTCTGGTGCTTTTCAGAAAATATCTGATTAAAATCTACCTTCGATAA